The following are from one region of the Planctomycetota bacterium genome:
- a CDS encoding TIGR03009 domain-containing protein: protein MTVPRLPLSHRGQSASPRSSLPIRRPQDRPAAVCRGLACAIVMTVAGAGAPALAQGPVPRPGAAPVRPQAATAAPTPAPAQAGPGAAGTAPPGPPAMAPEAAAALDRLLVAWEARNAAVRTWSCGFWKWEYNAFGPVGPKGDRLAFSESTGEIKYAMPDKGLFRVKESRQWNAQASRYEARSGDVGEHWVCSGTSIYEFRHTERQLRETRLPPEMHGKAISEGPLPFVFGAKADSLKKRYQMRIVTPPGVADQIWLEALPRFQADAANFSKVELILQARDLMPFAIRIFKPGGQDHDVYQFDPKTSLVDKGLDLIRDFSKPVTPLGYTFILEDAAAPPPQTAGQPTAPAR, encoded by the coding sequence ATGACCGTGCCACGCCTTCCGCTTTCCCACCGTGGACAGAGCGCATCGCCGCGGTCGTCCCTGCCCATCCGGCGGCCGCAGGACCGGCCCGCCGCCGTCTGCAGGGGGCTGGCGTGCGCCATCGTCATGACCGTCGCGGGAGCCGGCGCCCCGGCGCTGGCCCAAGGGCCGGTGCCGCGGCCGGGTGCCGCCCCTGTCAGGCCGCAAGCCGCCACCGCCGCCCCAACGCCGGCACCGGCTCAGGCCGGCCCCGGCGCGGCCGGGACCGCACCGCCCGGCCCGCCGGCGATGGCGCCGGAAGCCGCCGCGGCCCTCGACCGGCTGCTCGTCGCCTGGGAGGCCCGAAACGCCGCCGTACGGACGTGGTCATGCGGCTTCTGGAAATGGGAGTACAACGCCTTCGGGCCGGTCGGTCCCAAAGGTGACCGACTCGCGTTTTCCGAGAGCACCGGCGAGATCAAGTACGCAATGCCCGACAAGGGGCTGTTCCGTGTCAAGGAATCGCGGCAGTGGAATGCCCAGGCGTCGCGCTACGAGGCTCGCAGCGGCGACGTCGGCGAGCACTGGGTGTGCAGTGGCACGAGCATCTATGAGTTCCGTCACACCGAGCGCCAACTCCGCGAGACACGGCTGCCCCCGGAGATGCACGGCAAGGCGATCAGCGAAGGGCCGCTGCCGTTCGTGTTCGGCGCCAAGGCCGATTCGCTCAAGAAGCGCTACCAGATGCGGATCGTCACTCCGCCGGGGGTCGCCGACCAGATCTGGCTGGAAGCGCTGCCGCGCTTCCAGGCCGACGCGGCCAATTTCTCCAAGGTCGAGTTGATCCTCCAGGCCCGCGATCTGATGCCGTTCGCGATCCGGATCTTCAAGCCCGGGGGCCAGGACCACGACGTCTACCAGTTCGATCCGAAAACGAGCCTCGTCGACAAGGGGCTCGACCTGATCCGGGATTTCTCCAAGCCGGTCACCCCGCTGGGCTACACGTTCATCCTCGAGGATGCCGCGGCGCCGCCGCCGCAGACGGCGGGCCAGCCGACCGCGCCGGCCCGCTGA
- a CDS encoding 2-hydroxyacid dehydrogenase, whose amino-acid sequence MIVACYSTQPHDRRSLEAAATGSPIEWRWLDVRLDAHSTPLAAGAAAVCCFVNDRLDAAALGRLADLGVKLVALRCAGFNQVDLVAAGRLGLPVVRVPEYSPHAVAEHTVGLMLTLVRRLHKAYARVRDGNFSLEGLLGFDLHGKTAGIVGTGRIGARVAEILLGFGCRVIAHDPGADPRLAARGVTYLPLDHVIAGADILTLHCPLTRSTHHLVDARRIAATKRGVLLVNTSRGGLVDTRAVIAALKTGQIGLLGLDVYEEEAGLFFLDHSDEIIGDDIFMRLPTFPNVVVTAHQAFFTQEALAAIAEQTVRNLVHLGRGEALEALVGA is encoded by the coding sequence ATGATCGTCGCCTGCTACTCAACCCAACCCCACGACCGCCGCTCGCTGGAGGCCGCCGCCACCGGCTCGCCGATCGAGTGGCGGTGGCTCGACGTCCGGCTCGACGCCCACTCCACTCCCCTCGCCGCCGGGGCCGCGGCGGTGTGCTGCTTCGTCAACGACCGTCTCGACGCCGCCGCGCTCGGGCGACTGGCGGATCTCGGCGTGAAACTGGTGGCGCTGCGGTGCGCCGGATTCAACCAGGTCGACCTCGTGGCCGCCGGGCGGCTCGGCCTGCCGGTCGTGCGCGTGCCGGAATACTCGCCCCACGCCGTCGCCGAGCACACCGTCGGCCTGATGCTCACGCTGGTGCGGCGCCTCCACAAGGCCTACGCGCGGGTCCGGGACGGCAACTTCTCGCTCGAGGGACTGCTCGGGTTCGACCTCCACGGCAAGACCGCTGGAATCGTGGGCACGGGGCGGATCGGTGCCCGCGTCGCCGAGATCCTCCTCGGCTTCGGCTGCCGGGTGATCGCCCACGATCCCGGCGCCGATCCGCGGCTCGCCGCCCGCGGCGTGACCTATCTCCCGCTCGACCACGTGATCGCCGGAGCCGACATCCTCACGCTCCACTGTCCACTGACCCGGTCCACGCACCACCTCGTCGACGCCCGGCGGATCGCCGCGACGAAGCGCGGGGTCCTGCTCGTCAACACCAGCCGCGGCGGGCTGGTCGACACCCGGGCAGTGATCGCCGCCCTCAAGACCGGCCAGATCGGTCTCCTCGGCCTCGACGTCTACGAGGAGGAGGCGGGGCTGTTCTTCCTCGACCACAGCGACGAGATCATCGGTGACGACATCTTCATGCGCCTGCCGACGTTCCCCAACGTCGTCGTCACGGCGCACCAGGCGTTTTTCACGCAGGAAGCGCTGGCGGCGATCGCGGAGCAGACGGTCCGTAACCTCGTCCACCTCGGGCGTGGCGAGGCGCTCGAGGCCCTCGTCGGCGCCTGA
- a CDS encoding DUF1549 domain-containing protein: MALRVAVAWIALTLLSGAALAREPHHGIPQVKFIDESIAAGWADAGLQPAAPATDEEWCRRVYLDLVGRIPSVSELDAFLAGSSESRRVDLVNRLLGEESVDEYARHWTDIWTTILIGRDTENERVNRSGMRQWLRRVLAKNMPYDRFVTELVTATGVNKSGQKGFNGATNFLSGKLDENGIQATAKTAQIFLGLQVQCTQCHNHPFNKGKQNQFWELNAFFRQTKALRQFAGTRDIQAMALVDEDFAGEGANPDPEAAELFFELRNGQVKVAFPVFVDGTAISKSGYLPGKMEDGTEYGVNRRGELAKLIVTSPLFPKAIVNRIWGHFFGFGFTRPVDDLGEHNAPSHPELLDGLAERFREGSFDVKELMRWIVLSRPYSLSSRTTKGNSKDDPFVGEQPRFSRFYLRQMRPEELYQSLLTATEADRVGGEGEGESTRGEAAARRKDEWLSQFIIAFGTDEGDEATTFNGSIPQVLMMFNGDLVKSATAVGQGGFLDRIARSNELKNAAKIDLLYRAALARRPTARELKVANQIMGARKGDAAAALQDIWWAVLNSNEFIINH; encoded by the coding sequence ATGGCCCTCCGCGTCGCAGTGGCCTGGATCGCCCTGACGCTGCTGTCCGGGGCCGCGCTGGCGCGCGAGCCGCACCACGGCATTCCCCAGGTCAAGTTCATCGACGAGTCGATCGCGGCCGGGTGGGCCGATGCCGGGCTCCAACCCGCCGCCCCGGCGACCGACGAAGAGTGGTGCCGGCGGGTGTACCTCGACCTCGTCGGCCGGATTCCTTCGGTGTCGGAGCTCGATGCCTTCCTGGCCGGCTCGTCGGAATCGCGGCGCGTCGACCTGGTCAATCGTCTGCTCGGCGAGGAATCGGTCGATGAATACGCCCGGCACTGGACCGACATCTGGACCACGATCCTGATCGGGCGTGACACCGAAAACGAGCGCGTCAACCGCAGCGGCATGCGGCAATGGCTGCGCCGCGTGCTCGCCAAGAACATGCCCTACGACCGGTTCGTGACCGAGTTGGTGACCGCGACCGGCGTCAACAAATCGGGGCAGAAGGGGTTCAACGGCGCCACCAATTTCCTCTCGGGAAAGCTCGACGAAAACGGCATCCAGGCCACCGCCAAGACGGCGCAGATCTTCCTCGGCCTGCAGGTCCAATGCACGCAGTGCCACAACCATCCGTTCAACAAGGGGAAACAGAACCAGTTCTGGGAGTTGAACGCCTTTTTCCGGCAGACGAAGGCGTTGCGGCAGTTCGCGGGGACCCGCGACATCCAGGCGATGGCGCTTGTGGACGAAGACTTCGCCGGCGAAGGCGCGAACCCCGACCCGGAGGCCGCGGAACTGTTTTTCGAGCTTCGCAACGGGCAGGTGAAAGTGGCTTTCCCGGTGTTCGTCGACGGGACGGCGATCTCCAAGTCGGGTTACCTTCCCGGGAAGATGGAGGATGGAACCGAGTACGGCGTCAACCGGCGCGGCGAGCTGGCCAAGTTGATCGTCACCAGTCCGTTGTTTCCCAAGGCGATCGTCAACCGGATCTGGGGGCATTTCTTCGGGTTCGGGTTCACCCGTCCCGTCGACGATCTCGGCGAGCACAACGCCCCGTCGCATCCGGAGCTCCTCGACGGTCTCGCGGAGCGATTCCGCGAGGGGAGCTTCGACGTCAAGGAGTTGATGCGCTGGATCGTGCTTTCACGCCCCTACTCGCTGTCGAGCCGGACCACGAAAGGCAACTCCAAGGACGATCCGTTCGTCGGCGAACAGCCGAGGTTTTCGCGCTTCTACCTCCGGCAGATGCGCCCCGAGGAGCTCTACCAGTCGCTGCTCACGGCCACCGAGGCTGACCGCGTCGGCGGCGAGGGGGAAGGGGAGTCCACCCGCGGTGAGGCGGCGGCCCGACGGAAGGACGAGTGGCTGTCGCAATTCATCATCGCCTTCGGCACCGACGAAGGCGACGAGGCGACGACCTTCAACGGCTCGATCCCCCAGGTGCTGATGATGTTCAACGGCGACCTCGTCAAGTCGGCGACCGCCGTCGGCCAGGGCGGGTTCCTCGACCGGATCGCCCGGTCCAACGAGCTGAAGAACGCGGCGAAGATCGACCTCCTCTACCGTGCCGCCCTCGCCCGTCGCCCCACGGCGCGAGAGCTCAAAGTCGCCAATCAGATCATGGGCGCCCGCAAGGGCGACGCCGCCGCCGCCCTCCAGGACATCTGGTGGGCGGTGCTCAATTCCAACGAGTTCATCATCAACCACTGA
- the pckA gene encoding phosphoenolpyruvate carboxykinase (ATP), with translation MAVDLSRLGITHAAVIRNAAVPALYEAAIANHGATITASGALAVRSGARTGRSPADKHVVRDPHSADQVWWGSVNHPIDEVTFLAHRQRAARFLDSGSVVYVQDGFAGWHPATRVKVRVVAANAYHALFMHTMLIRPTAEELAGFGEPDFTILNAGGTGADPALSPTGSTTAIDMSLERGELVILGSGYAGEMKKGVFTLMHWRLPKHGILSMHCAANTGLRGDDVALFFGLSGTGKTTLSADPRRRLIGDDEHGWGDDGVFNIEGGCYAKCIRLSAEREPEIFRAIRFGTVLENVVVDPATRHVDYDSASITENTRAAYPIEFIDNAAIPCVAGHPRNVVFLTCDASGVLPPVSRLSHAQAMYHFLSGYTARVAGTEMGVVEPQVAFSACFSAAFLVRDPSAYARLLAERLRRHAARAWLVNTGWTGGAHGVGRRIDLGATRAIVDAIHAGALDRAPTARDPVFGLEAVTEVPGVSGARLLDPRRAWADADAWERAARGLAGRFRDNFASLAAAARPDVPAAGPA, from the coding sequence ATGGCGGTCGATCTGTCTCGGCTCGGGATCACCCATGCGGCCGTGATCCGCAACGCGGCGGTGCCGGCGCTGTACGAAGCCGCGATCGCCAACCATGGCGCGACGATCACCGCCTCGGGTGCCCTGGCGGTGAGGTCCGGAGCGCGCACCGGGCGCAGCCCCGCCGACAAACACGTCGTCCGCGATCCCCATTCGGCCGACCAGGTGTGGTGGGGGTCGGTCAACCACCCGATCGACGAGGTGACGTTCCTCGCCCACCGGCAGCGCGCCGCACGGTTTCTCGATTCCGGCAGCGTGGTGTACGTGCAGGACGGCTTCGCCGGCTGGCACCCCGCGACCCGGGTCAAGGTCCGGGTCGTGGCGGCCAATGCGTACCACGCCCTGTTCATGCACACGATGCTGATCCGCCCGACGGCCGAGGAGCTGGCGGGGTTCGGCGAGCCCGATTTCACGATCCTCAACGCCGGTGGCACCGGCGCCGATCCCGCCCTCTCCCCCACGGGCAGCACCACCGCGATCGACATGTCGCTCGAGCGCGGCGAGCTCGTGATCCTCGGCAGCGGCTACGCCGGGGAGATGAAGAAGGGCGTGTTCACGCTGATGCACTGGCGGCTCCCGAAGCACGGCATCCTGTCGATGCACTGTGCGGCCAACACCGGCCTCCGGGGCGACGACGTGGCGCTGTTCTTCGGCCTCTCCGGAACCGGCAAGACGACGCTCTCGGCCGACCCGCGGCGCCGGCTCATCGGCGACGACGAGCACGGCTGGGGGGACGACGGCGTGTTCAACATCGAGGGTGGGTGCTACGCCAAGTGCATCCGCCTGTCCGCCGAACGCGAGCCGGAGATCTTCCGTGCGATCCGCTTCGGTACGGTGCTGGAGAACGTCGTCGTCGACCCGGCGACGCGCCACGTCGACTACGATTCGGCCTCGATCACCGAGAACACCCGCGCGGCCTATCCGATCGAGTTCATCGACAACGCCGCGATCCCCTGCGTCGCCGGTCATCCGCGCAACGTCGTGTTCCTGACCTGCGATGCCTCCGGCGTGCTCCCGCCGGTGAGCCGGCTGTCGCACGCCCAGGCGATGTACCACTTCCTCTCCGGCTACACGGCGCGCGTCGCGGGGACCGAGATGGGAGTCGTCGAACCGCAGGTCGCGTTCTCCGCCTGTTTCTCCGCCGCGTTCCTCGTCCGCGACCCGTCCGCCTACGCCCGCCTGCTGGCCGAGCGCCTCCGCCGCCACGCCGCCCGGGCATGGTTGGTGAACACCGGCTGGACGGGGGGCGCCCATGGCGTCGGCCGACGGATCGACCTCGGCGCGACCCGCGCGATCGTCGACGCGATCCATGCCGGGGCCCTCGACCGCGCGCCGACGGCGCGCGATCCGGTGTTCGGGCTCGAGGCGGTGACGGAGGTTCCCGGGGTGAGCGGCGCGCGGCTCCTCGACCCGCGGCGCGCCTGGGCCGACGCCGATGCCTGGGAGCGGGCGGCCCGGGGCCTCGCCGGGCGGTTCCGCGACAACTTCGCGAGCCTTGCCGCTGCGGCCAGGCCCGACGTGCCCGCCGCCGGGCCCGCGTGA
- a CDS encoding MATE family efflux transporter: MSEGPDRGADGRRPAPARANLPPGAAAVDARSSGEAVTTRPPADGAGPVGIHRTAGSNAPVVRLVAPVLLEQVLALAVGFTDKWLAGNLLDGPEYLAAVGLVAYCLSFLPGLFAVPAVSATALVARCVGEGDAVGARRATAQALLVGAGMALVLVVVMAVAGRRLVALLGLPAESSTLAWQYIAIVLPALPAVMLITVGVAILRGAGDMVGGLMAMSLVNLVNAGASYALASGVAGLPRLGWAGLAWGTLAGYLVGAACVVALLARRSRGLRPTAADWWPDRQRLRRIVDVGVPAGTDAVGNSVCHMWFLSIVNRLGNVDAAAHSVAVTIESLAFLPGGAFGVAAATLSGQFLGARQPRRARSTVWLAAVAGMSLMGVAGALFLAAAEPLSAWFVGGADRQPDVATLTARLVRIVAFVQPPLALLMVFSGALRGAGLTRPPLAVNFLGLLAIRLPLAVFLAWPAVVLPGATLPGLGLGAVGAWYAMAADLTARGLAMTWLYERLQPRSADAG; encoded by the coding sequence CTGAGCGAAGGACCCGACCGTGGCGCCGACGGCCGTCGGCCCGCCCCAGCACGGGCCAACTTGCCGCCCGGGGCTGCCGCCGTGGACGCGCGGTCCAGTGGAGAAGCCGTGACCACGCGGCCCCCGGCCGACGGTGCCGGTCCTGTGGGGATCCACCGCACCGCCGGCTCGAACGCGCCGGTGGTCCGGCTCGTCGCGCCTGTGCTTCTCGAGCAGGTCCTCGCCCTTGCCGTCGGCTTCACCGACAAATGGTTGGCCGGCAACCTGCTCGACGGGCCGGAATACCTCGCCGCCGTCGGGCTGGTCGCCTACTGCCTGAGCTTCCTGCCGGGACTGTTCGCGGTCCCGGCGGTGTCGGCGACGGCGCTGGTCGCCCGGTGTGTCGGCGAGGGGGATGCCGTCGGCGCCCGGCGCGCCACCGCGCAGGCACTGCTGGTCGGCGCCGGGATGGCGCTGGTGCTCGTCGTGGTGATGGCGGTGGCGGGACGGCGGCTCGTGGCCCTGCTCGGGCTGCCGGCGGAAAGTTCAACGCTGGCCTGGCAGTACATCGCCATCGTGCTCCCCGCCCTCCCCGCGGTGATGCTGATCACCGTCGGTGTCGCCATCCTCCGCGGGGCCGGCGACATGGTCGGCGGGCTGATGGCGATGTCGCTGGTGAATCTCGTCAACGCGGGCGCCAGCTACGCCCTCGCCAGCGGCGTGGCGGGCCTTCCCCGGCTGGGGTGGGCGGGGCTGGCTTGGGGCACGCTGGCCGGGTATCTCGTCGGTGCCGCGTGTGTCGTCGCCCTGCTCGCCCGGCGGTCCCGCGGCCTCCGGCCCACGGCGGCCGACTGGTGGCCCGATCGCCAGCGGCTCCGCCGGATCGTCGATGTCGGCGTGCCGGCGGGCACCGATGCGGTGGGTAACTCGGTCTGTCACATGTGGTTCCTGTCGATCGTCAACCGGCTGGGCAACGTCGACGCCGCCGCCCACTCCGTCGCGGTCACGATCGAATCGCTGGCCTTTCTTCCCGGAGGCGCGTTCGGCGTCGCGGCGGCGACGCTGTCGGGGCAGTTTCTCGGCGCCCGCCAGCCGCGGCGGGCGCGGAGCACGGTGTGGTTGGCGGCCGTGGCGGGGATGTCGCTGATGGGGGTCGCCGGGGCGCTGTTCCTCGCCGCCGCCGAGCCGCTCTCCGCCTGGTTCGTCGGTGGGGCCGATCGGCAGCCGGACGTCGCCACCCTCACGGCGCGGCTGGTGCGGATCGTGGCCTTCGTGCAGCCGCCGCTGGCGCTGCTGATGGTCTTCTCGGGGGCCCTGCGGGGCGCCGGGCTGACGCGACCACCGTTGGCGGTCAATTTCCTCGGGCTCCTCGCGATCCGACTCCCGCTGGCGGTGTTCCTGGCATGGCCGGCGGTCGTGCTGCCGGGAGCGACGCTCCCGGGGCTGGGGCTCGGCGCCGTGGGGGCGTGGTACGCAATGGCGGCCGATCTCACCGCCCGCGGCCTGGCGATGACCTGGCTCTACGAGCGGCTTCAGCCACGGTCGGCGGATGCCGGCTGA
- a CDS encoding glutathione peroxidase, giving the protein MASRSLVFGGVGALAVLLAFGGPAAVTARADSPLSGQMKKIDGSAVDLGAYKGKVVLVVNVASRCGYTGQYAGLQKLYDAYKDKGLVVLGFPANEFGGQEPGSDAQIAEFCSSKYNVTFDMFSKIVVKGPGKAALYKTLTESANPPGEVSWNFEKFLIGRDGNVVGRFKSAVAPDDAKLTGAIEAELSKGK; this is encoded by the coding sequence ATGGCGTCGCGTTCACTCGTGTTCGGTGGGGTCGGTGCCCTCGCCGTGCTCCTCGCGTTCGGTGGTCCGGCGGCGGTGACGGCCCGCGCCGATTCGCCGCTCAGCGGACAGATGAAGAAAATCGACGGCTCGGCGGTCGACCTCGGCGCCTACAAGGGCAAGGTGGTCCTCGTCGTCAACGTCGCCAGCCGCTGCGGCTACACCGGTCAGTACGCCGGGCTGCAAAAGCTGTACGACGCCTACAAGGACAAGGGGCTGGTGGTCCTCGGCTTTCCCGCCAACGAGTTCGGTGGCCAGGAGCCGGGCAGCGACGCCCAGATCGCCGAGTTCTGCTCGTCGAAATACAACGTCACCTTCGACATGTTCTCGAAGATCGTCGTCAAGGGGCCGGGCAAAGCGGCGCTCTACAAGACGCTCACCGAGTCGGCCAATCCCCCCGGCGAGGTTTCGTGGAACTTCGAGAAGTTCCTCATCGGACGCGATGGCAACGTCGTCGGCCGGTTCAAGTCGGCGGTCGCCCCGGACGACGCCAAGCTCACCGGTGCGATCGAGGCCGAACTGTCCAAGGGCAAGTGA
- the speA gene encoding biosynthetic arginine decarboxylase — protein MAVDLDVEHWSTADANDLYEVARWGNGYFSVGANGHLLVHPAKDPTRSVDLKALVDRLQIRGIDLPILLRFAEILEHRLGEIHGAFAAAIRESGFRGDYCCVYPVKVNQQRQVIEEVLRFGKPFRFGLEAGSKPELLAVIALADNDTPIICNGFKDAEFIETAMLAHKIGRQIIPVVERFSELHLILEYAQKLGVRPRIGMRVKLATRGAGRWQSSGGFRSKFGLTVGEILKGLELLASHGMEDCLQLLHFHQGSQITNIRHIKAALNEASRVYTELVKRGAGLRYLDVGGGLGIDYDGSQTNFESSVNYSLQEYANDVVYHVQNACDEAGVAHPTIVSESGRAVVAYHSMLIFGVLGVSEPGFAGDRVAGDKQPLPETSTDGATPAEVVDPPADAEQPLHDLAETCRNLNVRNLLESYHDAQQALDTAMGLFASGYLPLDQRATVERLYWLICRRISKLCRQLEFVPEELEGLPSTLSDTYFCNFSLFQSIPDSWAIKQLFPVMPIHRLDEKPTREAVLGDVTCDSDGKIDQFIDRRDVKRTLPLHVWQNEPYYLGAFLIGAYQEILGDLHNLFGDTNAVHISTDARGEVVVDAVIKGDTVREVLGYVEFDAGLLVQRLRGAIEHAVRDGLICDQQAGRFLRFYEEGLGGYTYLEEPSRS, from the coding sequence ATGGCCGTCGATCTCGACGTGGAACACTGGAGCACCGCCGACGCCAACGACCTCTACGAAGTGGCACGGTGGGGCAACGGTTACTTCTCGGTGGGCGCCAACGGGCACCTGCTCGTCCATCCGGCGAAGGACCCGACCCGGAGCGTCGATCTCAAGGCGCTCGTCGACCGTCTCCAGATCCGGGGCATCGACCTGCCGATCCTCCTCCGGTTCGCCGAGATCCTCGAGCATCGGCTCGGCGAGATCCACGGGGCGTTCGCGGCCGCGATCCGCGAGAGCGGGTTCCGTGGCGACTACTGCTGCGTCTACCCGGTGAAGGTCAACCAGCAGCGGCAGGTGATCGAGGAGGTGCTGCGGTTCGGGAAGCCGTTCCGCTTCGGGCTCGAGGCGGGCAGCAAGCCGGAGTTGCTCGCCGTGATCGCCCTGGCCGACAACGACACGCCGATCATCTGCAACGGCTTCAAGGACGCCGAGTTCATCGAGACGGCGATGCTCGCCCACAAGATCGGGCGTCAGATCATCCCCGTCGTGGAGCGTTTTTCGGAGCTCCACCTGATCCTCGAATACGCGCAGAAACTCGGCGTGCGGCCGCGGATCGGGATGCGGGTCAAGCTCGCCACCCGCGGCGCCGGCCGGTGGCAGTCGTCGGGGGGATTCCGCAGCAAGTTCGGGCTCACCGTGGGGGAGATCCTCAAGGGGCTGGAATTGCTCGCCTCCCACGGCATGGAGGACTGCCTCCAACTGCTCCACTTCCACCAGGGGAGCCAGATCACCAACATCCGTCACATCAAAGCGGCGCTCAACGAGGCCTCGCGCGTCTACACCGAGCTGGTGAAACGCGGCGCCGGCCTCCGCTACCTCGACGTCGGCGGTGGCCTGGGAATCGACTACGACGGCTCGCAGACCAATTTCGAATCGAGCGTCAACTACAGCCTCCAGGAGTACGCCAACGACGTCGTGTACCACGTCCAGAACGCCTGCGACGAGGCGGGGGTGGCCCATCCGACGATCGTCTCCGAGAGCGGCCGCGCCGTGGTGGCCTACCACAGCATGCTGATCTTCGGCGTCCTCGGCGTGTCGGAGCCCGGTTTCGCGGGAGACCGCGTGGCGGGGGACAAGCAGCCGCTTCCGGAGACGTCCACCGACGGCGCGACCCCCGCCGAGGTCGTCGATCCCCCCGCTGATGCCGAGCAGCCGCTCCACGATCTCGCCGAGACGTGCCGCAATCTCAACGTCCGCAATCTGCTCGAGAGCTACCACGACGCCCAGCAGGCCCTCGACACGGCGATGGGCCTGTTCGCCAGCGGCTATCTCCCGCTCGACCAGCGGGCGACCGTCGAGCGGCTCTACTGGCTGATCTGCCGGCGGATCAGCAAGCTCTGCCGGCAGCTGGAATTCGTGCCCGAGGAGCTCGAGGGGCTGCCGTCGACCCTCTCCGATACCTACTTCTGCAATTTCTCGCTGTTCCAGTCGATCCCCGACAGCTGGGCGATCAAGCAGCTGTTTCCAGTGATGCCGATCCACCGGCTCGACGAGAAGCCGACGCGCGAGGCGGTCCTCGGCGACGTGACCTGCGATTCCGACGGCAAGATCGATCAGTTCATCGACCGGCGCGACGTGAAGCGGACCCTCCCACTCCACGTTTGGCAAAACGAGCCGTACTACCTCGGGGCGTTCCTCATCGGTGCGTACCAGGAGATCCTCGGCGACCTCCACAACCTGTTCGGCGACACCAACGCGGTCCACATCAGCACCGACGCGCGCGGCGAGGTCGTCGTCGACGCGGTCATCAAGGGGGACACCGTCCGCGAGGTGCTCGGCTACGTCGAGTTCGACGCCGGGCTGTTGGTCCAACGGCTCCGCGGGGCGATCGAGCACGCCGTCCGGGACGGTTTGATCTGCGACCAGCAGGCCGGCCGCTTCCTCCGCTTCTACGAGGAGGGGCTCGGCGGCTACACCTACCTCGAGGAGCCGTCGCGCTCCTGA
- a CDS encoding DUF1501 domain-containing protein yields MSRRHFASHVAGAAALAAPATAFTNSLLANASDLQKRHKAAILLWMGGGPSTMDIWDLKPGAATGGPFRPISTSADGVQISEHMPLMAKQMHHMSIVRSMSTREADHMRGRYYMHTAYVPNPNIEHPSYGAVIAHELAAQVPELEVPPFVSVGSGSVGPGFLGMTWAPFVVDTNGNVRNLDMGIDPARMSQRLEMLATIEKGFIGEKRGTAAEDHAKVLDKTVKILKSRQMDAFKVMQEPKEVQDRYGATGFGRGCLMARRLVELGVPFVEVDLGGWDNHADIFPTLQDRKLPELDQAMSALVADLADRGLLEDTAVIWMGEFSRTPSINANAGRDHWARSWSVVVGGGGFKRGTVVGETSADGKEVVSEPYTSQDLMASVLKALGVSLETTFTAKNGRPMKIANSGKVIKDLFV; encoded by the coding sequence ATGAGCCGGCGACACTTCGCCAGCCACGTCGCCGGGGCCGCCGCCCTCGCCGCGCCGGCGACGGCATTCACCAATTCACTGCTCGCCAACGCCTCCGACCTGCAGAAACGGCACAAGGCCGCGATCCTCCTCTGGATGGGCGGCGGCCCGAGCACGATGGACATCTGGGATCTCAAGCCCGGTGCCGCGACCGGGGGGCCGTTTCGACCGATCTCGACGAGTGCCGACGGGGTGCAGATCAGCGAGCACATGCCGCTGATGGCCAAGCAGATGCACCACATGTCGATCGTCCGCTCGATGAGCACGCGCGAGGCCGACCACATGCGCGGTCGGTACTACATGCACACCGCCTACGTGCCCAATCCCAACATCGAGCATCCCAGCTACGGCGCGGTGATCGCGCACGAACTGGCGGCCCAGGTCCCGGAGCTCGAAGTCCCGCCGTTCGTGTCGGTGGGGAGCGGGAGCGTCGGGCCGGGATTCCTCGGGATGACCTGGGCACCGTTCGTCGTCGACACCAACGGCAATGTCCGGAACCTCGACATGGGCATCGATCCGGCACGGATGTCTCAGCGGCTCGAGATGCTCGCGACCATCGAGAAGGGGTTCATCGGCGAGAAACGCGGGACGGCCGCCGAGGACCATGCCAAGGTGCTCGACAAGACCGTCAAGATCCTCAAAAGCCGGCAGATGGATGCCTTCAAGGTCATGCAGGAGCCGAAGGAAGTCCAGGACCGCTACGGTGCCACAGGCTTCGGACGCGGGTGCTTGATGGCCCGTCGCCTCGTCGAACTCGGGGTTCCGTTCGTCGAGGTGGACCTCGGCGGGTGGGACAACCACGCCGACATCTTCCCGACGCTGCAGGATCGGAAGCTCCCGGAACTCGACCAGGCGATGAGTGCCCTGGTGGCCGATCTGGCCGATCGCGGCCTGCTCGAGGACACCGCCGTGATCTGGATGGGTGAGTTCAGCCGGACGCCGTCGATCAACGCCAACGCCGGCCGTGACCACTGGGCACGAAGCTGGAGCGTGGTCGTCGGGGGTGGTGGATTCAAACGCGGCACCGTCGTCGGCGAGACCAGCGCCGACGGCAAGGAGGTCGTGTCGGAGCCGTACACGTCCCAGGACCTGATGGCCAGCGTGCTCAAGGCGTTGGGAGTGTCGCTCGAGACGACCTTCACCGCGAAGAACGGCCGGCCGATGAAGATCGCCAACTCCGGCAAGGTGATCAAGGACTTGTTCGTCTGA